Genomic segment of Mucilaginibacter sabulilitoris:
TCCACCATTCCAATTCCCTAACCAAAGCTTTTTCTTGTTATCCTCAACAATTGCGTTTACCGACTTCCCTTTTATTGAATGGTCGTTCAGGTTAGGTTTATAGCTAATAAATGATCGTTGATTTGCCACATATTGATTAAAACCGTCGTCGGTCCCTATCCAGATGGTTCCTTCTTTGTCACATAATATCGAAAAAATCTTGTTGTTACTTAGCGACTGTTTGACTTTATCGCTGTGATAAAATCGTTCAAATTTCTCTGTGTTGGGATCTAAAACATTTAGGCCGTCCATTGTCCCAACCCATATTTTTCCGTTTTTATCTTCTGCAAGGGCATTAATATAATTTGAGCTGATGCTTGCCGTGTTCCCAGGAATATTCACTAAACTTTCAAAGGAGTAGCCATCAAATTTACAAAGCCCATTATCTGTGCCTATCCACATATATCCACGCTTGTCCTTAAGTGCCACTGTTATATTTTCAGATGGCAGGCCGTCATGAGTAGTATATGATTTCAACGCAAAGTTTTTGATATCATTGATTGGAAGGTTTGTCAGAGTTTGCGCATTCAGACCAGTTATAAAACAAACATCAATAAGAAAATACAAGAGAACTTTATACATAATCCATTATCACTTTTAATTACCCGTATAAAATAGGACTTACACCTTCGCAAGCCATTAATAATATATTGTACTTAATACACTTATAAATATCATAATGACGCGACCCTAAAGACGTGAAGAACACAGCCTGTTAGTTGTATGAGGCATAGGCGAGAATCTTCAATATTGATGCATTAAATTCCATATTTGATGCATTTCTCGCTTTTGATAATGACAACCAAACTTCATTTAACCGCATGAAACAATTCCTTCAAATTTAGCCTACCCTCTCGTAGAATGCTGAAACATTAAGTTTATAAGTACTCAAATTTAAAAATTATTAATTGTACTTATAACAATAATTCAAAATACCACCAAGTATTAAACGGAACTGCTACATGTTAGAGAAAAAACAAATAAGAAGATGGCAAAAAGTTGAGGTATTGTATTAAAAGTATGTAAAATGACACTTTATCCCCGCAATATTGAGGCTTTACCCCCTTTTCAATTTCTGCTTTTTAAGAGAAATTTAGGTTAAACCATATAAACACAGATTTTACCTTTTTATTATTAATTGTAGCCGCTTTCACTGGCTAATCAGATTGCTGACAGCCGCATCTGGTAGCGATTGATGGTTAATTATGGCCCGGGATCTGATTTTTTTGATATGTCTACCACAAAAATATTTGAATTACTCCAGAATATACATCTGGTTGTTTTACAATCACCCTATGTCATTACTTGCTTCGTGACAACGTCAGGAAGGTCTCCCCCATGTCTAAAGTCAAAATCGAACAATCATAAAAACTAATTATTTAACATTTAATATAAGCACATGAGAAAAAATTTAACTATCGGGGCACTATGCTGCCTGTTAGCCTCCTTAGTGAGCTGTTCTAAAAACGCTATTGAAAAAAACGTTGACCTGTCCCGGCAAAATACTAAAAAACAAACACTTGCACTTTCAACTACTAACACAAACGGTTTTAGGGGCATAAACTGGGCCGATCCAAATGGTAATGAGGGTGACGGAAGGGTTGTATTGCCCAGCGGTATGACAACATCCCTCACCTCAACGCAGGCCGCCGCTTTGGCAACCAGTATATCCAGTGCCGTTAAAACAAGTGGTGGAACTACCATCAGGATGCCGATAAACCCCTGGACGGCATCAAGCTCAACCTATTGGCCGGTTTACCAGGCTGCAATTAACGCAGTTGTGGCAAACGGTTGCAAAGTGATCCTTTGTTATTGGCCAGTTGGTGTTCATCACGTACCCGATACAGCACAGTGGCATACCATGTGGACAACTGTAAATAATGTATATAAAAACAATACATCAATATTATATGAGCCAATCAATGAGCCTGTTGATTATTCAAGTACCGATTTGAACAACTTATATGCCGGTTTTTTAACCACTTATAACCCGGCGGATGGAAAATGTATCCTGGATGGCACCGGTTATGCTGCAGACGTAACTGCTGTTGGTGCCGATTCAAGATTAGCCAACCAATACCTTGGTTTACACTGCTACTGGTGGTTCTGGGGCTCATACAATGTTTGGTCAAGTTATTATAATATCATGTCGGCCAGAACAGGCTCCTATGCTTCCCGTACAATAGTTACAGAGGTTGGTATCGAAACATTCAGAAACATGAGTTTCTGGTGGCAATGGGATACCGGCGTATATGTTGATCAGGCATTCCTGACCGGATCACTTGCCTATGCCAAGGATAATTCAATGGGAACAATTGCATGGTCTGGCGTTAATGATATTGATACCTATCGCTGGTATACGGCAAACAATAACCTTACCGAGGTTAGCCCCGGTACTGCAAATATGTTCAGATGGTCATGGAAACTTACTGCTTCACCTGTTTGGATAGGGCCGGTTGCTGATGGCAGGTACAAGCTTCAAAACCGGGCTTCAGGCCTCATGCTTGATAATTTAGGCAGTACAACTGATGGCGCAGCTATAGCTCAATGGGCCGACGGAACAAGTAACAATCAGAAATGGAATATAAGCTATACAGCCGGTTATTATACCTTAAGCTGTGTAACAGGGAAAGAATGCCTTGATGTGGGTACCAATACTACCGACGGATCAAATGTTTTACAGTATGTGGTAGGCACAAGTACCAATCAACGTTGGTCGCTTGCTTCTACAGGAGACGGATATTACAGGGTGATTAACCTTACAACTGGTAAATGTCTTGATACAGGAGGTTTAACTGCTAATGGATCATCTGTACAACAGTGGTACCAGGGTTCAAGTAACAATCAGCAATGGAAACTTATCGCTCAATAAAAATACTGCGCTATTGCCGGGTGTAGACACCTGACTTTGGTTAAAAGGCTGTCTTAAAAAAAGGCAGCTTTTTTAGTTGATAACTTATTTCATTAGTAGTTGTTTACGTCAAATTGAAATATAAAAAGCATACTCTGAGGCTGTCTAAAATCATATATAAAAACCTTTTCGTAGAGATGTAATTATGCGTTTCCTGTAAAACAGAACTCTTTTGATAATGATCATGCACTATAAATTGCATACGGGCGACGCAATTATGCGTCTCTCCCCCAAATTAACATTCTTAGGTCACACATAAAACAAGCCCTCGATAGACCATCACAATTGGAAGTTCTATCGAGGGCTATAGTTAAAACAAGTTATGAATTACATCACTTAAATATGTAACACCAGGACATATTAATATCCTGGGTTGTTGGGCAACAATTTTTTGTTAATATCTATATCAGCCTGGGGCACTGGCCATAGCCATCCTTTGGCAGCGTTAAATGTTCTGGTCTCTAACTTAGCCTGTTTAAATTGCCATGTGGATGTGCTTGCTGGATTACTCAGCAAAGATTTATCATAGCCATACGCATCATGTACCAGGGACTGATCCTTCCATCGCAACATATCAGCATACCTGGTACCTTCCATAAAAAATTCAACCCTGCGTTCATGACGTAAAACCACCCGTAATTGTGACTGGCTTAAGCCCGTACCTTCTACAGCTTCAACTTTTGGCATGTTTACCCTTGCCCGAACCTGGTCAATGAGTGTATAGATTTCTGCCGAGGTGCTTCCAGATTCAATTAAAGCCTCAGCACGA
This window contains:
- a CDS encoding RICIN domain-containing protein, yielding MRKNLTIGALCCLLASLVSCSKNAIEKNVDLSRQNTKKQTLALSTTNTNGFRGINWADPNGNEGDGRVVLPSGMTTSLTSTQAAALATSISSAVKTSGGTTIRMPINPWTASSSTYWPVYQAAINAVVANGCKVILCYWPVGVHHVPDTAQWHTMWTTVNNVYKNNTSILYEPINEPVDYSSTDLNNLYAGFLTTYNPADGKCILDGTGYAADVTAVGADSRLANQYLGLHCYWWFWGSYNVWSSYYNIMSARTGSYASRTIVTEVGIETFRNMSFWWQWDTGVYVDQAFLTGSLAYAKDNSMGTIAWSGVNDIDTYRWYTANNNLTEVSPGTANMFRWSWKLTASPVWIGPVADGRYKLQNRASGLMLDNLGSTTDGAAIAQWADGTSNNQKWNISYTAGYYTLSCVTGKECLDVGTNTTDGSNVLQYVVGTSTNQRWSLASTGDGYYRVINLTTGKCLDTGGLTANGSSVQQWYQGSSNNQQWKLIAQ